A genomic region of Phosphitispora fastidiosa contains the following coding sequences:
- a CDS encoding recombinase family protein — translation MTNFDIQRVIIYPRKSREDVEREKETGEDCLAAMTEMLCNTCKKRSIQYTENDIMPEIGSADTIDDRPVFKEILETYIPSGSYQGIVVREISRLGRGNFTDAGRIYDALIAYNFYVITPHKIYDPSNLADKRQIRMELFIAREEYENIKERLWEYRDAKAKKGFSGCRSNTLGLNSNRGKWSIIPEEVKIVLDVFQMRAKNISFPEIADVLNSRGVKTKYGGKFYAGTIYKIVTNKRYIGIHTWKGVEYPAKHPPIVPMDLWNKVHQEIQPQNTHAISSPRDNDYLVELYCHECGSRMYGWKQKRKNSEYIIYDCSGRRNGSECTHLKPGNKIHKTVLEELKKIILNPKILMSIISESDKSKSTNLMRIAQQIKDREKLLSQKEKFLLRLDADYEREDSPLLPEIYNRRYSETMTVINNLKNEILKLKREATGLNVKVESIDFVLKNLQLAIDNWDKLNNKRKKVLIKSFFPRIEISRNGTMYFDKNVPTSLE, via the coding sequence ATGACTAATTTCGACATTCAGAGAGTAATAATTTATCCAAGAAAATCACGGGAAGACGTTGAACGGGAAAAAGAAACCGGTGAAGATTGCCTGGCCGCCATGACAGAAATGCTATGCAATACCTGCAAAAAGCGCAGTATCCAGTACACAGAAAATGATATTATGCCTGAAATTGGTTCTGCGGACACAATTGATGACCGCCCGGTATTCAAAGAAATACTGGAAACATATATTCCGTCAGGCAGTTACCAGGGTATTGTTGTCCGTGAGATATCCCGCCTGGGCCGGGGCAATTTTACAGATGCCGGCAGAATATATGATGCGCTTATAGCCTATAACTTCTATGTAATTACCCCACATAAAATATACGATCCTTCCAATCTTGCGGACAAAAGACAGATCCGGATGGAATTATTTATTGCCAGAGAAGAGTATGAAAACATCAAAGAACGTCTATGGGAATATCGTGACGCAAAAGCCAAAAAAGGATTTTCCGGTTGCCGGTCTAATACTCTTGGACTTAATTCAAACCGCGGGAAGTGGAGTATAATTCCGGAAGAAGTCAAGATAGTGTTAGACGTTTTTCAGATGCGGGCAAAAAACATATCATTCCCGGAAATTGCTGATGTTTTAAATTCCCGCGGAGTAAAGACTAAATATGGTGGGAAGTTTTATGCGGGCACTATATATAAAATTGTTACCAACAAAAGGTATATCGGTATCCATACTTGGAAGGGTGTTGAATACCCCGCTAAACATCCGCCGATCGTTCCTATGGATCTGTGGAACAAGGTCCATCAGGAGATTCAACCTCAAAACACACATGCAATTAGCAGCCCGAGAGACAATGATTACCTTGTTGAGTTATATTGCCATGAGTGTGGCAGCCGCATGTATGGATGGAAACAGAAACGAAAAAATAGCGAATATATAATATACGATTGCTCTGGACGCAGAAATGGCAGTGAATGTACTCATTTAAAACCTGGCAACAAGATTCACAAAACGGTCCTGGAAGAGCTGAAAAAAATAATATTAAACCCGAAGATACTGATGTCAATAATATCTGAAAGCGACAAATCGAAGTCTACTAACTTAATGCGTATTGCCCAGCAGATTAAGGACCGTGAAAAATTGCTTTCTCAAAAAGAGAAGTTCCTTCTAAGACTGGATGCTGATTACGAAAGGGAAGATTCCCCGTTGCTTCCCGAAATATACAACCGCAGATACTCTGAAACAATGACCGTGATTAACAATCTAAAAAACGAAATATTAAAACTAAAAAGGGAAGCAACGGGGTTAAATGTTAAAGTAGAATCGATTGATTTTGTCCTGAAAAACCTTCAACTTGCTATAGATAATTGGGACAAGCTGAACAATAAAAGGAAGAAGGTTTTAATAAAATCCTTCTTCCCCAGGATTGAAATTTCCAGAAACGGAACTATGTATTTTGATAAAAATGTTCCGACATCCCTTGAATAA
- a CDS encoding metallophosphoesterase family protein, giving the protein MIKFFIIHMTDSQYRGNNPKGRIDDFPAAMREKFREVFQMAKNILERNKFEHEVIIVHSGDLSDMPDMSDSVAGDFAEVLMESPVPIYVVPGNHDEFVHNLETVYRTKLGLLDRVKVLKVLGREPVRFWVGSKAKQIHLTGQGYHPDIDTTGEDYMAPEPQNNNDWIVHAVHGSLTPEPIYGPHTLIKNCKTNAHVVLTGHLHNGYGIAGKESINNKVIYNCISAQGPREVGSIFSNPGALARVDATPEDMVRPVQVTVLEFTEDTATATLVPLKCAKPGSEVLSREHIVKQTEREENMKKFLSLLNQEGEMKFLTAQEIIRNIADMKQVPKHLVDDVMRRIGKAREYLGREQRKVAG; this is encoded by the coding sequence ATGATTAAATTCTTCATCATCCATATGACCGACAGCCAGTACCGGGGAAACAACCCCAAGGGCCGGATAGACGATTTCCCGGCAGCCATGCGGGAAAAGTTCCGGGAAGTGTTTCAGATGGCTAAAAATATCCTTGAACGGAACAAATTTGAGCATGAAGTTATTATCGTTCACAGCGGGGATTTATCCGACATGCCAGACATGTCAGATTCCGTTGCAGGGGACTTTGCGGAAGTATTGATGGAATCACCTGTACCGATTTATGTTGTACCTGGCAACCATGACGAATTTGTGCACAATCTTGAAACTGTCTACAGGACCAAACTGGGACTGTTGGACAGAGTAAAAGTGCTGAAGGTGTTGGGCCGTGAACCTGTTAGGTTCTGGGTTGGAAGTAAAGCTAAGCAAATCCATCTCACAGGGCAGGGATATCACCCGGATATTGATACTACTGGGGAAGATTATATGGCTCCTGAACCCCAAAACAACAATGATTGGATTGTTCATGCCGTCCACGGTTCACTAACACCGGAGCCGATATACGGACCGCATACGCTGATAAAAAACTGCAAAACAAATGCTCATGTGGTGCTGACCGGGCACTTGCATAATGGGTATGGGATAGCCGGAAAAGAAAGCATTAACAATAAAGTTATATACAATTGTATCAGTGCCCAGGGACCAAGGGAAGTTGGCAGTATTTTCTCCAACCCCGGCGCACTGGCCCGGGTGGATGCCACGCCGGAAGACATGGTCAGGCCGGTGCAGGTCACGGTGCTGGAGTTCACCGAGGATACTGCTACAGCCACACTGGTACCGCTGAAATGTGCCAAACCGGGCAGCGAGGTTCTCAGCCGGGAGCATATTGTGAAGCAGACTGAGCGGGAAGAAAACATGAAGAAGTTTTTATCTCTGCTCAACCAGGAAGGGGAAATGAAGTTTCTCACTGCTCAGGAGATTATCCGGAACATTGCTGACATGAAGCAGGTGCCGAAGCACTTGGTTGATGATGTTATGCGGAGGATCGGCAAAGCGCGGGAATATCTGGGGCGTGAACAAAGAAAGGTGGCTGGGTAA
- the recD2 gene encoding SF1B family DNA helicase RecD2, which translates to MTPRTARKKKQEVPATDKLRGTVQRIKYGPKADNGFVIFSLQAGSDIFNCKGNVTGIRELDEVELTGSWFNDAKWGKQFNFVSCDIQIPTTKTGITSYLTSTAFGVGYVKANAIYDTLGENCLDIIQKEGPGCLLKVKGITPEMAEEVHKHLTANSVVAELSALICREGVTPNLAVKIYNAFGQDAVRTVKENPFVLADHIHGVGFKLADRVAYSVGVLPNDPHRIEAAIEFALKEAGNDGHCYLRPRDIVPAVLKLCGKTSGVDVGDIAQANAKIIRDERCIREGNCIYPVKMYEAEVSLANRIRALNRQRMLPPVGIDNMVQEFEKLINIEYAPEQRGAVVMVLSNCLSIITGGPGTGKSTVINGIVSIYKDMYPDKPIYLAAPTGRAAKRITETTGIDGLTLHRLLKYNPECGFQHNELNQLESGLLVVDEYSMADVELSDSLFRALPLDMQVVLVGDVDQLPSVGPGSVLRDCISSQEIPTTFLEYNYRQAQGSKIAEFAHRIRQGQEIPLYEQFDDYVCRLVDDAEGVAGWVETEVRNAVLSGMGIMDFQVLCPMRKGSAGVNALNDLIRDIVNPEAPDNKTKSFYRIKDKVMVIRNDYNKLVFNGDIGQIIATGEEPNKSGANVEGVYINFGNGTDIFFPYDDLDEVVLAYASTIHKSQGSEFPLVIMPIVNQHYIMLQRNLIYTGITRAKNKLVLVCQEQSVSRAIQNDRIAERHSRLKERLKGE; encoded by the coding sequence ATGACACCGAGAACAGCGCGGAAGAAGAAGCAGGAAGTCCCGGCAACGGATAAGCTCCGGGGAACGGTTCAAAGGATTAAATACGGGCCTAAAGCGGATAATGGATTTGTAATATTTTCTCTGCAAGCCGGGTCCGACATTTTCAACTGCAAAGGGAACGTGACCGGTATCAGGGAACTTGATGAAGTTGAACTTACCGGGTCATGGTTTAATGATGCTAAATGGGGCAAACAGTTTAATTTTGTGTCCTGTGATATTCAGATACCCACTACCAAGACCGGTATTACATCTTACCTGACATCAACGGCTTTTGGCGTGGGGTATGTAAAGGCCAATGCCATATATGACACCCTGGGCGAAAACTGTCTGGATATCATTCAAAAGGAAGGGCCCGGCTGTCTGCTGAAGGTGAAGGGGATTACTCCGGAAATGGCAGAGGAAGTGCATAAACACTTGACCGCTAATAGTGTGGTTGCTGAGTTATCTGCGCTTATCTGCCGTGAAGGGGTTACCCCTAACCTAGCAGTTAAAATATATAATGCTTTTGGGCAGGATGCGGTCAGGACGGTAAAGGAAAATCCGTTTGTGTTGGCTGACCACATCCACGGAGTAGGTTTTAAGCTGGCTGACAGGGTGGCCTACTCCGTGGGAGTCCTCCCCAACGACCCGCACCGGATTGAGGCAGCGATTGAGTTTGCCCTGAAGGAAGCAGGCAATGACGGACATTGTTACCTTAGGCCCAGAGACATTGTGCCTGCAGTACTGAAACTGTGCGGCAAAACCAGCGGTGTTGACGTAGGCGATATTGCCCAGGCCAATGCCAAGATTATCAGGGATGAACGCTGTATCCGGGAAGGTAATTGCATTTACCCTGTTAAGATGTATGAAGCAGAGGTTAGCCTGGCTAACCGGATACGGGCCCTGAATAGGCAGAGGATGTTGCCTCCGGTTGGTATTGACAACATGGTACAGGAGTTTGAAAAACTAATTAATATTGAGTATGCCCCGGAACAAAGGGGCGCGGTTGTCATGGTTTTATCAAACTGTTTAAGTATTATCACGGGCGGGCCAGGAACAGGCAAGAGTACGGTTATAAATGGGATCGTCTCAATCTATAAAGACATGTACCCCGACAAACCCATATATCTGGCAGCGCCAACCGGCAGGGCAGCAAAAAGAATTACCGAAACAACCGGCATAGACGGACTAACTCTGCACCGGCTATTAAAATATAACCCGGAATGTGGGTTTCAGCATAATGAACTGAATCAATTGGAGTCGGGATTGCTGGTTGTGGATGAATACTCTATGGCAGACGTGGAGTTGTCGGATAGTCTCTTTAGGGCGCTACCGCTGGATATGCAGGTTGTTTTAGTGGGTGACGTTGACCAGCTCCCGAGCGTAGGTCCCGGTAGTGTTTTGCGGGATTGCATTTCCTCACAGGAAATTCCCACAACGTTTTTGGAGTACAATTACCGGCAGGCGCAGGGTAGTAAGATTGCCGAGTTTGCCCACAGGATACGGCAGGGGCAGGAGATCCCCTTATATGAGCAGTTTGATGATTACGTATGCCGATTAGTGGATGATGCTGAAGGTGTGGCAGGGTGGGTGGAAACTGAGGTCAGGAATGCGGTTTTAAGTGGCATGGGGATTATGGACTTCCAGGTATTATGTCCAATGCGGAAGGGAAGTGCCGGGGTAAATGCGCTGAATGATTTAATCCGGGATATCGTCAACCCTGAGGCACCGGACAATAAGACCAAGAGCTTTTACCGCATCAAAGATAAGGTTATGGTTATCCGAAATGATTATAATAAGCTAGTTTTCAACGGGGATATTGGCCAGATAATTGCAACAGGGGAAGAACCAAACAAATCCGGGGCCAATGTCGAGGGGGTATATATCAACTTTGGTAATGGGACTGACATCTTTTTCCCGTATGATGATCTGGATGAAGTTGTATTGGCATATGCCAGCACAATTCATAAGAGCCAGGGTTCAGAGTTCCCGCTGGTAATCATGCCGATTGTGAACCAGCACTATATAATGTTACAGCGGAATCTGATTTATACCGGCATTACAAGAGCAAAGAATAAGCTGGTGCTGGTGTGTCAGGAACAATCGGTTAGCAGGGCTATCCAGAATGACCGGATAGCAGAGCGGCACAGCAGGCTGAAAGAGAGGTTGAAGGGAGAATGA
- a CDS encoding helix-turn-helix domain-containing protein, translating into MDKMKKCFLYEFSDEIRISLGKVIRRHRLLQDIKIKELTEKAEISETYLTEVERGAYNPSLKTMARLAVALNKPLWELLKEAEEEYLALKKAGDGDPDNETGNI; encoded by the coding sequence ATGGATAAAATGAAAAAATGTTTTTTGTATGAGTTTTCAGATGAGATCCGAATTTCACTGGGTAAAGTCATTAGAAGGCATCGGCTGCTTCAAGATATCAAGATTAAAGAGTTAACCGAAAAGGCCGAAATAAGCGAAACATATTTGACCGAAGTTGAAAGAGGTGCTTATAACCCATCACTTAAAACTATGGCCAGATTAGCAGTTGCACTAAATAAGCCATTGTGGGAGCTGCTCAAGGAAGCCGAAGAAGAATATCTTGCCTTAAAAAAGGCTGGGGACGGTGATCCCGACAATGAAACAGGAAACATATAA
- a CDS encoding helix-turn-helix domain-containing protein — MRQQKKSLIIKIKSLRESKGLSQRDLSARIIEIFGKENGVSSSYIGMIESGQINPSLKSLQKIAKALGVESSYLLHEPGDGETVEFEIYRDNYSLKEKEFLAREEVKPLITLAANLTAKGITVDQIKKSLQLVIKLTNELEPEPENKLEPEPENEPEPENKLEPDNTEKN, encoded by the coding sequence ATGCGACAACAAAAGAAATCTTTGATAATAAAGATTAAAAGCCTCCGAGAATCAAAAGGATTGTCCCAGAGAGATTTGAGTGCTAGGATTATTGAAATTTTTGGTAAAGAAAACGGCGTATCAAGTTCTTATATAGGGATGATTGAGTCTGGTCAAATAAATCCTTCCTTAAAGTCGTTGCAAAAGATTGCAAAAGCTCTTGGGGTAGAATCATCTTACCTTCTTCATGAGCCAGGCGATGGTGAAACTGTTGAATTTGAAATATATAGAGATAATTATTCACTCAAAGAAAAAGAGTTCCTTGCCCGCGAAGAGGTCAAGCCTTTAATAACTTTGGCCGCTAACTTAACAGCCAAAGGCATAACAGTGGATCAAATAAAAAAATCACTCCAGTTGGTTATTAAATTAACCAACGAATTAGAACCAGAACCAGAGAACAAGCTAGAACCAGAACCGGAAAACGAACCAGAACCAGAGAACAAGCTAGAACCCGATAATACAGAAAAAAATTAG